In the Ramlibacter tataouinensis TTB310 genome, one interval contains:
- the rbfA gene encoding 30S ribosome-binding factor RbfA: MVKKKSSSPGANRGYKVADQIQRDLAELIREVKDPRVGMVTINAVEVTPDYAHAKVFFSVLVGEPQETQDALNQAAGFLRNGLFKRLHIHTVPTLHFQFDRTTERASDMNALIARAVASRSKDSDE, encoded by the coding sequence ATGGTCAAGAAGAAGTCCTCCTCCCCCGGCGCCAACCGCGGCTACAAGGTCGCGGACCAGATCCAGCGCGACCTGGCCGAGCTGATCCGCGAGGTCAAGGACCCGAGGGTCGGCATGGTCACGATCAACGCGGTCGAGGTCACGCCCGACTACGCCCATGCCAAGGTGTTCTTCAGCGTCCTGGTGGGCGAGCCGCAGGAAACCCAGGACGCGCTCAACCAGGCGGCCGGCTTCCTGCGCAACGGGCTGTTCAAGCGCCTGCACATCCACACCGTGCCGACGCTGCACTTCCAGTTCGACCGCACCACCGAGCGGGCGTCGGACATGAACGCGCTGATCGCGCGCGCGGTGGCCTCGCGTTCCAAAGACTCCGACGAATAG
- the nusA gene encoding transcription termination factor NusA, whose protein sequence is MNRELLMLVEAISREKNVERDVVFGAVESALAQATKKLYEGDVDIRVAVDRDSGSYETFRRWHVVPDEAGLQLPDQEILLFEAKEQIPDIEVDDYIEEPVESVPIGRIGAMAAKQVILQKIRDAEREMLLNDFMSRGDKIFVGTVKRMDKGDIIVESGRVEGRLRRGEMIPKENLRNGDRVRAMIMEVDLTLRGAPIILSRSAPEFMIELFRQEVPEIEQGLLEIKSCARDPGSRAKIAVLSHDKRVDPIGTCVGVRGTRVNAVTNELAGERVDIVLWSDDPAQFVIGALAPANVTSIVVDEEKHAMDVVVDEENLAIAIGRGGQNVRLASELTGWKINIMDANESAQKQAEETDKIRTLFMEKLDVDQEIADILFAEGFTSLEEVAYVPIQEMLEIEALDEDTVNELRSRAKDALLTMEIAREESVEEVSQDLRDLDGLNPQLIGKLAEAGVHTRDDLADLAVDELTDITGQSADEAKALIMKAREHWFTSAPATQE, encoded by the coding sequence ATGAACCGCGAATTGTTGATGCTGGTGGAAGCCATCTCGCGCGAGAAGAACGTCGAGCGCGACGTGGTGTTCGGCGCGGTGGAGTCGGCCCTGGCCCAGGCCACCAAGAAGCTGTACGAGGGCGACGTGGACATCCGCGTGGCGGTGGACCGCGACTCCGGCAGCTATGAGACCTTCCGCCGCTGGCACGTGGTGCCCGACGAGGCCGGCCTGCAGCTGCCCGACCAGGAGATCCTGCTGTTCGAGGCCAAGGAGCAGATCCCCGACATAGAGGTGGACGACTACATCGAGGAGCCGGTCGAGTCCGTGCCCATCGGGCGCATCGGCGCGATGGCGGCCAAGCAGGTCATCCTGCAGAAGATCCGCGACGCCGAGCGCGAGATGCTGCTGAACGATTTCATGTCGCGCGGCGACAAGATCTTCGTGGGCACCGTCAAGCGCATGGACAAAGGCGACATCATCGTCGAGAGCGGCCGCGTCGAGGGACGCCTGCGCCGCGGCGAGATGATCCCCAAGGAGAACCTGCGCAACGGCGACCGGGTCCGGGCCATGATCATGGAGGTGGACCTGACGCTGCGCGGCGCGCCCATCATCCTGTCGCGCTCGGCGCCGGAGTTCATGATCGAGCTGTTCCGCCAGGAGGTGCCCGAGATCGAGCAGGGCCTGCTGGAGATCAAGTCCTGCGCCCGCGACCCCGGCAGCCGGGCCAAGATCGCCGTGCTGTCGCACGACAAGCGGGTGGATCCCATCGGCACCTGCGTGGGCGTGCGCGGCACGCGCGTGAACGCGGTCACCAACGAGCTGGCCGGCGAGCGGGTCGACATCGTCCTGTGGTCCGACGATCCGGCCCAGTTCGTGATCGGCGCGCTGGCCCCGGCCAACGTGACCTCCATCGTCGTGGACGAGGAGAAGCACGCCATGGACGTGGTGGTGGACGAGGAGAACCTCGCCATCGCCATCGGCCGCGGCGGGCAGAACGTGCGGCTGGCGTCCGAGCTGACCGGCTGGAAGATCAACATCATGGACGCCAACGAATCGGCCCAGAAGCAGGCCGAGGAGACGGACAAGATCCGCACGCTGTTCATGGAAAAGCTGGACGTGGACCAGGAGATCGCCGACATCCTGTTTGCTGAAGGGTTCACCAGCCTGGAGGAAGTGGCCTACGTGCCCATCCAGGAGATGCTGGAGATCGAGGCGCTGGACGAGGACACGGTCAACGAGCTGCGTTCCCGTGCCAAGGACGCCCTGCTGACCATGGAGATCGCCCGCGAGGAAAGCGTCGAGGAGGTGTCGCAGGACCTGCGTGACCTCGACGGCCTGAACCCGCAGCTGATCGGCAAGCTGGCCGAGGCCGGCGTGCACACCCGCGACGACCTGGCTGACCTGGCCGTCGATGAATTGACAGATATCACCGGCCAGTCCGCGGACGAGGCCAAGGCCCTGATCATGAAGGCTCGCGAGCACTGGTTCACCAGCGCACCCGCGACCCAAGAGTGA
- a CDS encoding ABC transporter ATP-binding protein encodes MSGREEGLAPLLEVSNLRVAFGGKEVVHGVSFAIAPGEKLALVGESGSGKTVTALSLLRLAQGARLGGSARLLGSDPAAGRRDLLAMSERELLGVRGREIAMIFQEPMTALNPVYTVGDQIAEVLRLKQGLSARQAWDGAVEALAATGVPEPQRRARAFPHQLSGGQRQRAMIAMALACRPRLLLADEPTTALDVTLRQQILELLAQLQRQTGMAVLMITHDLNLVRKFADRVAVMENGHLVEHGAVQAVFGQPRHPYTRKLIDSRPERELQEGPPEGEPVMRAREVRVSYPVPLAGIRGWFRRGEFVAVHGAAFAIPPGRTLGVVGESGSGKSTLALAALGLVPHRGTLEVAGGHWQRGTAASRPLRRQIQVVFQDPFSSLSPRMTVEEIVGEGLLVHEPGLDLAQRRERVVRALGDVGLTEQLFPGLLARYPHEFSGGQRQRLAIARALIVEPRLLVLDEPTSALDVTIQKQVLRLLQRLQRERGLSYLLITHDIEVIHAMAHDVVVMKEGRIVEAGTAQQVLGQPQDPYTQALIAAAV; translated from the coding sequence ATGAGTGGGCGGGAGGAAGGCCTGGCCCCGCTGCTCGAGGTCAGCAACCTGCGCGTGGCCTTCGGCGGCAAGGAGGTGGTGCACGGCGTGAGCTTCGCCATCGCCCCGGGCGAGAAGCTGGCCCTGGTGGGCGAGTCCGGCTCCGGCAAGACGGTGACGGCGCTGTCGCTGCTGCGGCTGGCCCAAGGCGCTCGGCTGGGCGGTTCCGCCCGCCTTCTCGGTTCGGACCCCGCCGCCGGCAGGCGCGACCTGCTGGCGATGTCCGAGCGGGAGCTGCTGGGCGTGAGGGGCCGGGAGATCGCCATGATCTTCCAGGAGCCGATGACGGCGCTCAACCCGGTCTACACCGTGGGCGACCAGATCGCCGAGGTGCTGCGGCTCAAGCAGGGCCTGTCGGCGCGCCAGGCCTGGGACGGCGCGGTGGAGGCCCTGGCCGCCACCGGCGTGCCCGAGCCGCAGCGCCGCGCCCGGGCCTTTCCGCACCAGCTCTCCGGCGGCCAGCGCCAGCGCGCCATGATCGCCATGGCCCTGGCCTGCCGGCCGCGGCTGCTGCTGGCCGACGAGCCCACCACCGCGCTGGACGTGACGCTGCGCCAGCAGATCCTGGAGCTGCTGGCGCAGCTGCAGCGCCAGACCGGGATGGCCGTGCTGATGATCACGCACGACCTGAACCTGGTGCGCAAGTTCGCCGACCGGGTGGCGGTGATGGAGAACGGGCACCTGGTGGAACACGGCGCGGTGCAGGCCGTGTTCGGCCAGCCGCGGCATCCCTACACCCGCAAGCTGATCGACAGCCGTCCGGAACGCGAGCTGCAGGAAGGCCCACCCGAGGGTGAACCGGTGATGCGGGCCCGGGAGGTGCGGGTGAGCTACCCGGTACCGCTGGCCGGCATCCGCGGCTGGTTCCGCCGCGGCGAGTTCGTGGCGGTGCACGGGGCGGCGTTCGCCATCCCGCCGGGCCGCACCCTGGGCGTGGTGGGCGAGTCCGGCTCCGGCAAGTCCACACTGGCCCTGGCGGCCCTGGGCCTGGTGCCGCACCGGGGCACACTGGAGGTGGCGGGTGGGCACTGGCAGCGCGGCACGGCGGCCAGCCGGCCGCTGCGCCGGCAGATCCAGGTGGTGTTCCAGGACCCGTTCTCCTCCCTGTCGCCGCGCATGACCGTGGAGGAGATCGTGGGCGAGGGCCTGCTGGTGCACGAACCCGGCCTGGACCTGGCGCAACGCCGCGAGCGGGTGGTGCGGGCGCTGGGCGACGTGGGCCTGACCGAGCAGCTCTTTCCCGGCCTGCTGGCGCGCTACCCGCACGAGTTCTCCGGCGGCCAGCGCCAGCGCCTGGCGATCGCCCGGGCGCTGATCGTGGAGCCGCGCCTGCTGGTGCTGGACGAGCCGACCAGCGCGCTGGACGTGACCATCCAGAAGCAGGTGCTGCGCCTGCTGCAGCGGCTGCAGCGCGAGCGGGGCCTGAGCTACCTGCTGATCACCCACGACATCGAGGTCATCCACGCCATGGCGCACGACGTGGTGGTGATGAAGGAGGGCCGCATCGTCGAAGCCGGCACGGCCCAGCAGGTGCTGGGCCAGCCGCAGGACCCGTACACCCAGGCGCTGATCGCGGCCGCCGTCTGA
- the arfB gene encoding alternative ribosome rescue aminoacyl-tRNA hydrolase ArfB — MAAAGRTPIPPHEVETTAMRAQGAGGQNVNKVSSAIHLRFDIPRSSLPEDHKARLLALRDGRINRDGVLVIKAQQHRSQDMNRAEAFGRLQELVDSVAQAPQARRATRPTAASRQRRLEAKKLRSQVKLMRSPPQD; from the coding sequence ATGGCCGCCGCCGGACGCACGCCCATCCCGCCGCACGAGGTCGAGACCACGGCCATGCGCGCCCAGGGCGCCGGCGGCCAGAACGTCAACAAGGTCTCCAGCGCCATCCACCTGCGCTTCGACATCCCGCGTTCCTCGCTGCCGGAAGACCACAAGGCCCGGCTGCTGGCGCTGCGCGACGGCCGGATCAACCGCGACGGCGTGCTGGTCATCAAGGCCCAGCAGCACCGCAGCCAGGACATGAACCGGGCCGAGGCGTTCGGCCGGCTGCAGGAACTGGTCGACAGCGTGGCGCAGGCGCCCCAGGCGCGGCGCGCCACCCGGCCGACCGCCGCCTCGCGGCAGCGGCGCCTCGAGGCCAAGAAGCTGCGCTCCCAGGTCAAGCTCATGCGCAGCCCGCCGCAGGACTGA
- the rimP gene encoding ribosome maturation factor RimP — protein MALQDIVEQTVSGLGYELVEIERSAGGLLRITIDLPWQPVSQGAVPSPEQFVNVEDCEKVTRQLQFALEVEGVEYKRLEVSSPGIDRPLRGERDFERFAGELVDITLKAPMGAAAAGQVAANRKKFRGTLERAASGQGWQISWTDEPQARPGQKVSRKKERPPVQVLGFRLDELKEARLASVVDFKGRRPKAVAGES, from the coding sequence GTGGCGCTGCAGGACATCGTCGAACAAACCGTGAGCGGGCTCGGCTACGAGCTGGTGGAGATCGAGCGCTCCGCCGGCGGCTTGCTGCGCATCACGATCGACCTGCCCTGGCAGCCCGTGTCCCAAGGAGCCGTTCCGTCGCCGGAACAGTTCGTGAACGTCGAGGACTGCGAGAAGGTCACGCGCCAGCTGCAGTTCGCGCTGGAGGTCGAGGGTGTCGAGTACAAGCGGCTGGAGGTGTCGTCGCCGGGCATCGACCGGCCGCTGCGCGGCGAGCGCGACTTCGAGCGTTTCGCCGGCGAGTTGGTGGACATCACGCTCAAGGCGCCCATGGGCGCGGCGGCGGCGGGCCAGGTCGCGGCCAACCGCAAGAAGTTCCGCGGCACGCTCGAGCGCGCGGCCTCGGGCCAAGGCTGGCAGATCAGCTGGACCGACGAGCCGCAGGCCAGGCCCGGCCAGAAGGTGAGCAGGAAGAAGGAGCGCCCGCCGGTGCAGGTGCTGGGGTTCCGGCTGGACGAGTTGAAGGAGGCCCGTCTGGCCTCAGTTGTGGATTTCAAGGGGCGCAGGCCCAAGGCAGTTGCAGGAGAGTCGTGA
- the infB gene encoding translation initiation factor IF-2, whose protein sequence is MSSTTVAEFASELKKSPDTLLEQLRSAGVSKSAPSDALSEADKQKLLGFLQASHGTSSPERRKITLVKKSTSEIKQADASGKARTIQVEVRKKRTFVKRDEGADTAVVDAPEPEVQAAASPRADEAELARREEEARRQAELIRRQEEDLQEKRRQREEAERKEREAEARAAAYAAAEEAKKVQANAVKAEANAEAQAHASARTVAQAEARAKAEAQSQARAAEEAARARDLEERRRKALAEAEAIRAMMAAPKKVLVAKKPEEAKPAAKTADGAAKPAAKGTLHKPAVGTGRPAPGAAAPAAPGAGKEVKSAKLSSSWAGDPAKKKAIPTRGDASGGVGRNNWRGGPRGRRGNDRDHRDDHVQSAPVEQRVIEVHVPETITVAELAHKMAVKASEVIKALMKMGQMVTINQPLDQDTAMIVVEEMGHKAVTAALDDPEAFTEEDVGTADGEALSRAPVVTVMGHVDHGKTSLLDYIRRAKVAAGEAGGITQHIGAYHVETPRGMISFLDTPGHEAFTAMRARGAQATDIVILVVAADDGVMPQTREAIKHAKAAGVPIVVAVNKIDKPGINLERVKQELVVEEVVPEEYGGESPFVNVSALTGQGIDDLLEQVLLQAEVLELKAPVEAPAKGLVVEAQLDKGRGPVATVLVQSGTLKTGDVVLAGQTYGRVRAMLDENGKTIKSAGPSIPVEIQGLTEVPQAGDEFMVLADERRAREIATYRAGKFRNTKLAKQQAAKLENMFTDMTAGEVKTLPIIVKADVQGSQEALSQSLLKLSTDEVKVQMVYTGVGGISESDVNLAIASKAVIIGFNVRADAGARKLAEGNGVDIRYYSIIYDAVDELKVAMSGMLAPEQKEEVIGTAEIRTVFVASKIGTVAGSYITSGQVTRNCRFRLLRDNVVVYTGEVESVKRMKDDVREVKEGFECGIKLRNYNDIREGDQLEFFEVKEIARTL, encoded by the coding sequence ATGTCCAGTACGACCGTCGCCGAGTTCGCCAGCGAACTCAAGAAATCCCCCGACACGCTGCTTGAGCAGCTGCGCAGCGCAGGCGTGTCCAAGTCGGCTCCGTCCGACGCACTGTCCGAGGCGGACAAGCAGAAGCTCCTGGGCTTTCTGCAGGCCAGCCACGGCACGTCCTCGCCCGAACGCCGCAAGATCACCCTGGTGAAGAAATCCACCAGCGAGATCAAGCAGGCCGACGCCTCCGGCAAGGCCCGCACCATCCAGGTGGAGGTGCGCAAGAAACGCACCTTCGTCAAGCGCGACGAAGGCGCGGACACCGCCGTGGTCGACGCGCCGGAGCCCGAGGTCCAGGCCGCGGCTTCCCCGCGTGCGGACGAGGCCGAGCTGGCTCGCCGCGAGGAAGAGGCGCGCCGCCAGGCCGAGCTGATCCGCCGCCAGGAGGAAGACCTGCAGGAAAAGCGCCGCCAGCGCGAGGAAGCCGAGCGCAAGGAGCGGGAAGCCGAGGCACGTGCCGCGGCCTATGCTGCCGCCGAGGAGGCCAAGAAGGTGCAAGCCAACGCCGTGAAGGCCGAGGCCAACGCCGAAGCCCAGGCCCATGCCAGCGCCCGCACCGTCGCCCAGGCCGAAGCGCGCGCCAAGGCGGAAGCGCAGTCGCAGGCGCGGGCCGCGGAAGAAGCCGCGCGCGCCAGGGACCTGGAGGAGCGCCGCCGCAAGGCGCTGGCCGAGGCCGAAGCCATCCGCGCGATGATGGCCGCGCCCAAGAAGGTGCTGGTGGCCAAGAAGCCGGAGGAGGCCAAGCCGGCCGCCAAGACCGCCGACGGCGCCGCCAAGCCGGCCGCCAAGGGCACGCTGCACAAGCCCGCGGTGGGCACGGGACGTCCCGCGCCCGGCGCGGCTGCGCCCGCGGCTCCCGGCGCCGGCAAGGAAGTCAAGTCGGCCAAGCTGTCGTCCAGCTGGGCGGGCGATCCGGCCAAGAAGAAGGCCATCCCGACCCGCGGCGACGCCTCGGGCGGCGTGGGCCGCAACAACTGGCGTGGCGGCCCGCGCGGCCGCCGCGGCAACGATCGCGACCATCGCGACGACCATGTGCAGTCCGCGCCCGTCGAGCAACGGGTGATCGAGGTGCACGTGCCCGAGACCATCACCGTCGCCGAGCTGGCGCACAAGATGGCCGTCAAGGCCTCCGAGGTGATCAAGGCGCTGATGAAGATGGGCCAGATGGTCACCATCAACCAGCCGCTGGACCAGGACACGGCCATGATCGTGGTCGAGGAGATGGGCCACAAGGCCGTCACCGCCGCGCTGGACGATCCGGAAGCCTTCACCGAGGAGGACGTGGGCACGGCCGACGGCGAGGCCCTGTCGCGCGCCCCGGTGGTCACCGTCATGGGCCACGTGGACCACGGCAAGACCTCGCTGCTGGACTACATCCGCCGCGCCAAGGTGGCGGCGGGCGAGGCCGGCGGCATCACGCAGCACATCGGCGCCTACCACGTGGAGACGCCGCGCGGCATGATCTCCTTCCTGGACACGCCCGGCCACGAGGCCTTCACCGCCATGCGCGCCCGCGGCGCGCAGGCCACCGACATCGTCATCCTGGTGGTGGCGGCCGACGACGGCGTCATGCCGCAGACGCGCGAAGCCATCAAGCACGCGAAGGCGGCGGGCGTTCCCATCGTGGTCGCCGTCAACAAGATCGACAAGCCCGGCATCAACCTGGAGCGCGTCAAGCAGGAGCTGGTGGTCGAGGAGGTGGTGCCGGAGGAGTACGGCGGCGAGTCGCCCTTCGTCAACGTCTCGGCCCTGACGGGCCAGGGCATCGACGACCTGCTCGAGCAGGTGCTGCTGCAGGCCGAGGTGCTGGAGCTCAAGGCGCCGGTGGAAGCGCCGGCCAAGGGCCTGGTGGTCGAAGCCCAGCTGGACAAGGGCCGCGGCCCGGTGGCCACGGTGCTGGTGCAGTCGGGCACGCTCAAGACCGGCGACGTGGTGCTGGCCGGCCAGACCTACGGGCGGGTGCGCGCCATGCTGGACGAGAACGGCAAGACCATCAAGTCGGCGGGTCCCTCCATCCCGGTGGAGATCCAGGGCCTGACCGAGGTGCCGCAGGCCGGCGACGAGTTCATGGTGCTGGCCGACGAGCGCCGGGCGCGCGAGATCGCGACCTACCGCGCCGGCAAGTTCCGCAACACCAAGCTGGCCAAGCAGCAGGCCGCCAAGCTGGAGAACATGTTCACGGACATGACCGCCGGCGAGGTGAAGACGCTGCCGATCATCGTCAAGGCCGACGTGCAGGGCTCGCAGGAGGCGCTGTCGCAGTCGCTGCTCAAGCTGTCCACCGATGAGGTCAAGGTGCAGATGGTCTACACCGGCGTGGGCGGCATCAGCGAGTCCGACGTCAACCTGGCCATTGCCTCCAAGGCGGTGATCATCGGCTTCAACGTGCGCGCCGACGCCGGCGCGCGCAAGCTGGCCGAGGGCAACGGCGTGGACATCCGCTACTACAGCATCATCTACGACGCCGTCGACGAGCTGAAGGTGGCCATGTCCGGCATGCTGGCGCCGGAGCAGAAGGAGGAGGTCATCGGCACGGCGGAGATCCGCACGGTGTTCGTCGCCTCCAAGATCGGCACCGTGGCGGGCTCGTACATCACCTCGGGCCAGGTCACGCGCAACTGCCGCTTCCGCCTGCTGCGCGACAACGTGGTGGTCTACACGGGCGAGGTCGAGTCGGTCAAGCGCATGAAGGACGACGTGCGAGAGGTCAAGGAAGGCTTCGAGTGCGGTATCAAGCTGCGCAACTACAACGACATCCGGGAAGGCGACCAGCTCGAGTTCTTCGAGGTCAAGGAGATCGCGCGCACCCTGTGA
- the truB gene encoding tRNA pseudouridine(55) synthase TruB has translation MSAPRARVVRRPVHGVLLLDKPRGLSSNDALQKAKWLLRAEKAGHTGTLDPLATGVLPLCFGAATKFSQLHLEADKTYEAVAVLGVKTTTGDAEGEVVSRQPAPELTADRLAQVQRQFTGALSQVPPMHSALKKDGKALYEYARAGEEVAREARAIMVHALELAAARTGSGQAAVRFIAKVSKGTYIRTLGEDIGEALGCGAHLSLLRRLATGPFDLSQCVTLEALQDMAEDERLARLLPPQALLAGHGRVTLDADNAGRFLSGLRRRGDWPDSEAVAVFGEQPPALLGTGHVKAGELIPGRLLSPIEIQQILHPQEQATTP, from the coding sequence ATGAGCGCACCACGAGCACGGGTCGTGAGGCGCCCCGTGCACGGGGTGCTGCTGCTCGACAAGCCCAGGGGCCTGTCGAGCAACGACGCCTTGCAGAAGGCCAAATGGCTGCTGCGGGCGGAGAAGGCCGGCCACACCGGCACGCTGGACCCGCTGGCCACCGGCGTGCTGCCGCTGTGCTTCGGCGCCGCCACCAAGTTCAGCCAGCTGCATCTGGAGGCGGACAAGACCTACGAGGCCGTCGCGGTGCTGGGCGTGAAGACCACGACCGGCGACGCGGAGGGCGAGGTGGTTTCGCGCCAGCCGGCGCCCGAGCTGACGGCCGACAGGCTGGCCCAGGTGCAACGCCAGTTCACCGGGGCGCTGAGTCAGGTGCCGCCCATGCACAGTGCGCTGAAGAAGGACGGCAAGGCGCTGTACGAATACGCCCGGGCAGGCGAAGAGGTCGCCCGGGAAGCGCGCGCCATCATGGTCCATGCGCTGGAACTGGCCGCGGCCCGCACCGGGTCGGGACAGGCAGCCGTGCGCTTTATCGCCAAGGTCAGCAAGGGAACCTACATCCGCACCCTGGGCGAGGACATCGGCGAGGCGCTGGGCTGCGGCGCGCACCTGTCCCTGCTGCGCCGGCTGGCGACCGGGCCCTTCGACCTGTCGCAGTGCGTGACCCTGGAGGCGCTTCAGGACATGGCCGAGGACGAGCGCCTGGCCCGCCTGCTGCCGCCCCAGGCCCTGCTGGCCGGCCACGGCCGTGTCACGCTGGACGCCGACAATGCCGGCCGCTTCCTCTCCGGCCTGCGCCGTCGAGGCGACTGGCCGGACAGCGAGGCGGTGGCGGTGTTCGGCGAACAACCGCCGGCGCTGCTAGGCACCGGCCACGTCAAGGCCGGCGAACTGATCCCGGGGCGTCTGCTGAGCCCCATCGAAATCCAGCAAATCCTGCACCCGCAAGAACAGGCGACCACCCCATGA
- the typA gene encoding translational GTPase TypA — protein sequence MSTKQIRNIAIIAHVDHGKTTMVDQLLRQSGTFAEHEKVVDTVMDNNAIERERGITILAKNCAVSWQGTHINIVDTPGHADFGGEVERALSMVDGVVLLIDAQEGPMPQTRFVTKKALALGLRPILVVNKVDKPGARPQHVVNAAFDLFDKLGATDEQLDFPVVYASGINGWSSMEEGAAGEQWGPDMSALFDTILKHVPAHQGDPAEPLQLQISALDFSTFVGRIGVGRINAGTIRPMMDVLVMEGPDGKSIKGRVNQVLTFQGLDRVQVTEAGPGDIVLINGIAEIGIGVTLTDPAKPTPLPMLKVDEPTLTMNFCVNTSPLAGREGKYVTSRQIWDRLQKELQSNVALRVKETDEEGVFEVSGRGELHLTILLENMRREGYELAVSKPRVVFKDIDGQRCEPIELVTVDIEEQHQGGVMQALGERKGDLVNMEPDGRGRVRLEYRIPARGLIGFSNEFLNLTRGSGLISNIFDRYEPYRGEIGGRKNGVLISMDDGEIFTYALGKLDDRGRMFVRANDPVYEGMIVGIHSRDNDLVVNATRTKQLTNFRVSGKEDAIKVTPPIELTLEYGVEFIEDDELVEITPKSIRLRKRFLKEHERKRALREAA from the coding sequence ATGAGCACCAAGCAAATCCGCAACATCGCGATCATCGCCCACGTCGACCACGGCAAGACCACCATGGTCGACCAGCTGCTGCGCCAGTCCGGCACCTTCGCCGAGCACGAGAAGGTGGTCGACACGGTGATGGACAACAACGCCATCGAGCGCGAGCGCGGCATCACCATCCTGGCCAAGAACTGCGCCGTGAGCTGGCAGGGCACGCACATCAACATCGTGGACACGCCCGGCCACGCCGACTTCGGCGGCGAGGTCGAGCGCGCCCTGTCCATGGTGGACGGCGTGGTGCTGCTGATCGACGCCCAGGAAGGTCCCATGCCGCAGACCCGGTTCGTGACCAAGAAGGCGCTGGCCCTGGGCCTGCGGCCCATCCTGGTGGTCAACAAGGTCGACAAGCCCGGCGCGCGCCCGCAGCACGTGGTCAACGCCGCCTTCGACCTGTTCGACAAGCTCGGCGCGACCGACGAGCAGCTGGACTTCCCGGTGGTCTACGCCTCGGGCATCAACGGCTGGAGCTCGATGGAGGAGGGCGCCGCGGGCGAGCAGTGGGGCCCGGACATGTCGGCGCTGTTCGACACCATCCTCAAGCACGTGCCGGCGCACCAGGGCGACCCCGCCGAGCCGCTGCAGCTGCAGATCTCGGCCCTGGACTTCTCCACCTTCGTCGGACGCATCGGCGTGGGCCGCATCAACGCGGGCACCATCAGGCCGATGATGGACGTGCTGGTGATGGAAGGCCCGGACGGCAAGTCGATCAAGGGCCGCGTGAACCAGGTCCTGACGTTCCAGGGCCTGGACCGCGTGCAGGTCACCGAGGCCGGCCCGGGCGACATCGTCCTGATCAACGGCATCGCGGAGATCGGCATCGGGGTCACGCTGACGGACCCCGCCAAGCCGACGCCGCTGCCGATGCTGAAGGTCGACGAGCCGACGCTCACCATGAACTTCTGCGTCAACACCAGCCCGCTGGCCGGCCGCGAAGGCAAGTACGTCACCAGCCGCCAGATCTGGGACCGTCTGCAGAAGGAGCTGCAGTCCAACGTGGCGCTGCGCGTGAAGGAGACGGACGAGGAGGGCGTGTTCGAGGTCTCCGGCCGCGGCGAGCTGCACCTCACCATCCTGCTGGAGAACATGCGCCGCGAGGGCTACGAGCTGGCGGTGTCCAAACCGCGCGTGGTGTTCAAGGACATCGACGGCCAGCGCTGCGAGCCGATCGAGCTGGTCACGGTGGACATCGAGGAGCAGCACCAGGGCGGCGTGATGCAGGCCCTGGGCGAGCGCAAGGGCGACCTGGTGAACATGGAGCCGGACGGCCGCGGCCGCGTGCGCCTGGAATACCGCATCCCGGCGCGCGGCCTGATCGGCTTTTCCAACGAGTTCCTGAACCTGACGCGAGGCTCGGGCCTGATCTCCAACATCTTCGACCGCTACGAGCCCTACCGCGGCGAGATCGGCGGACGCAAGAACGGCGTACTGATCTCCATGGACGACGGCGAGATCTTCACCTACGCGCTGGGCAAGCTGGACGACCGCGGCCGCATGTTCGTGCGCGCCAACGACCCGGTCTACGAGGGCATGATCGTGGGCATCCACAGCCGCGACAACGACCTGGTGGTCAACGCCACCCGCACCAAGCAGCTGACCAACTTCCGAGTCAGCGGCAAGGAGGACGCGATCAAGGTCACGCCGCCGATCGAGCTCACGCTGGAGTACGGCGTCGAGTTCATCGAGGACGACGAGCTGGTCGAGATCACGCCCAAGTCCATCCGGCTGCGCAAGCGCTTCCTGAAGGAGCACGAGCGCAAGCGCGCCCTGCGCGAAGCGGCTTGA